From a region of the Arvicanthis niloticus isolate mArvNil1 chromosome 6, mArvNil1.pat.X, whole genome shotgun sequence genome:
- the Hexim1 gene encoding protein HEXIM1: MAEPLLSEHQHQPQTSNCTGAAVVHEEQNSERPPSAEERVPKEDSRWQSRASLQSGSRPGQEGDGGLKHQLPPLQTNACPELSSLEKGEKGQNGEDVSTGGTSPSAEGEPMSLVQPGHDSEATNLEAPAAGGEEPWGQQQRQLGKKKHRRRPSKKKRHWKPYYKLTWEEKKKFDEKQSLRASRVRAEMFAKGQPVAPYNTTQFLMDDHDQEEPDLKTGLYPKRAAAKSDDTSDEDFVEEAGEEDGGSDGMGGDGSEFLQRDFSETYERYHAESLQNMSKQELIKEYLELEKCLSRKEDENNRLRLESKRLGGVDARVRELELELDRLRAENLQLLTENELHRQQERAPLSKFGD; the protein is encoded by the coding sequence ATGGCCGAGCCACTCTTGTCAGAACATCAACACCAGCCTCAAACTAGCAACTGTACAGGTGCTGCTGTTGTCCATGAGGAGCAGAACTCTGAGCGCCCCCCAAGCGCGGAGGAACGAGTGCCCAAGGAGGACAGTAGGTGGCAATCGAGAGCGTCCTTGCAATCGGGTAGCCGTCCAGGGCAGGAGGGAGACGGGGGCCTGAAGCACCAGCTGCCCCCATTGCAGACGAATGCCTGTCCAGAATTGAGCTCCCTGGAAAAGGGCGAGAAGGGCCAGAATGGGGAGGACGTATCCACTGGTGGTACCTCCCCGTCGGCGGAGGGGGAGCCGATGTCCCTCGTGCAACCAGGTCATGACTCGGAGGCCACCAATCTGGAGGCTCCTGCCGCTGGAGGCGAGGAGCCATGGGGACAGCAACAGAGACAGCTGGGCAAGAAAAAACATCGGAGACGCCCCTCCAAAAAGAAGCGGCACTGGAAGCCTTACTACAAGCTGActtgggaggagaagaaaaagttcGACGAGAAGCAGAGCCTGCGAGCCTCGCGGGTTCGAGCCGAGATGTTCGCCAAGGGCCAGCCGGTTGCGCCCTATAACACCACGCAGTTCCTCATGGATGACCACGATCAGGAGGAGCCCGATCTCAAAACTGGTCTTTACCCCAAGCGGGCAGCAGCCAAATCGGACGACACCAGCGATGAGGATTTCGTGGAAGAAGCTGGAGAGGAAGACGGGGGTAGCGATGGCATGGGAGGGGACGGCAGCGAGTTTCTGCAACGGGACTTCTCGGAGACGTACGAGCGGTACCACGCCGAGAGCCTGCAGAACATGAGCAAGCAGGAGCTCATCAAAGAGTACCTGGAGCTGGAGAAGTGCCTCTCCCGCAAGGAGGACGAAAATAACCGGCTGCGGCTGGAAAGCAAGAGGCTGGGTGGTGTCGACGCTCGAGTGAGGGAGCTTGAGCTAGAGCTGGACCGGCTGCGCGCTGAGAACCTCCAGCTGCTGACCGAGAACGAACTGCACCGGCAGCAGGAGCGAGCGCCTCTTTCCAAGTTCGGCGACTAG